The genome window CGGCACGCAACACGTGATGCATCCGCATGCGTTTCGCAATCGACATGCTCTCTCTGGCAAGCGGGCTGATGAAATCCGATGCAAAGCGCGCCAAAGTGGACCAAGTACCATTAAACAAGCTAGCGCGAAGAAAGAAAACGGGGATAGAGTGGAAAAAGAGGTGTGCGCGACAAGACCAAACGAAGGAGTATAACGAGCGTGTAAGCGGCTGGAAGGAGGACAAAAGGGGGACCGGGGTACGCAGATGAGGGCCAGAGGTGAAAGGGAGACAAAGACATGTGGAAAGAGACGAGTCGAGTGGAAAGACGATGGgggatgtggatgtggatgcgaCTTGTTTGAGATGACCCGACAGAGAgtgacgacgagagcaaggGCGTTGGTTCAATAATCATCATACTCCTCTCTCCTGTATCCCGCCTGTCGATTCCTCTTGTCACCATAGCCTACCGGCGCTCTGCTCGCGGACCTAGCTGGAGGCTGGCCCTTGGGAGGCCTCGTCATGCCCAGCGCCTTGAGTACAAATGGCAAAGCAAAGTGAACGACCATTACGAAGAAGGTGGTCGCCAGGGTGACCCAGGCGATCGCTGTGGTGACTCGGTAGTGTTTGTAGTTGAGGTACCTGTTTTGGTCGAGGAAAGCGTTGGCCTGTTGGAGCGTGGTGATGTTAGCCCAAGGGCCTAACGCTGCGAGGTTCTGTGTGGTGCTAGTGGCAGGGTTACCATTCTGACCATTCTTGAACATCTCGTAGATGCTTCGGAGGAACACTCTTTGATTTTCGGAGAAAGGTTCTGAGAAGTTGGGACCTCTGACGAAGCTGGGATTTCTCTGGACCGAGAAGGCAGTGATAGCGGCGGCGATGCCCAAGTACGCACCGCTGAGGATGAGCTCTACCAGGCCGACAAGGACGTAGCCGTAGGTGCCCTTGCCCGTCCTCTCACCGCGTCGCTTTGGGAATTGCAAGCACGCCAAGAACGCTGCCAAATTGCCGAAAGCGAAACCAATAGCGGAGACAATCATTGATGCGAATACGACGGTGAGCATGCCATTGTCTTGGAGTTCGACAAAGTTGTTGATGCGTGATTTCTCCTTGAGGATCTGCCAGCGCGAATAGTCCCACGCAGTGAGGCCGAGGAGCGTGACAGAAAAGGCGACAATGGCGAGCTGGAGTGGCAACTCAAGAAGCTGTGGTGCAACGGGAGCGCGCGAGTGTAGGGGCGCCATGATTGGTGGTCGATCCAGATGCGCAGACGCGCGGGCGATGCTGGGATGCTGCGGTGCTGTGATGCCACGATGTGATGGTGGTCAAGAACAAACACAAGTATGTCGATAGCACTTGAATCTGCTAGGTGCACTTGTCGCACGTCGATCTACagcatcgagttgagcgtGATGAGGTCAAGATGGATAGCCCTATCAcgaggatggtggagaGAGCGGCCTTGAGGCGATCAAAgcggattcacgatttggtcGAGGCTTGAGACAGGCTAGGCAGACCAGGCGAGCCAAGGCAACGAGATGGCTGCAACTTGCATATGGGGAAACCCCAGTTTACGCCCTCTCTCGCACCAAGTGAACAGGAAAACTGCAGTAAGTCGTCCTGTCTGCCATTTTAGTagtgtgaatcgtgaatagccGAGGTGCACAGAAAcaagcaagctgagcagtCCAGTAGTGCTCGTTCACTGTGCCTGCGCGCTCGAGCGATTGTTCAGTTGCTTGTTACAAGCATTCAACGTACTGTACTTGTAGCCTGCATGGCTGCCCACTCTTGACGATGGCAAGAGTACCCTCCAACAGCAGATGAGATGGCGTAGAGTTGGATGGCTAATCACAAATGTCGTGCAGTGTTGTGCAATGTCGTGCACTGGGGCGATGCCATGCGAGGTGTGGATCATGGCGGCAATCACAGAATATATTATAATTTAGTTACGTTGTACTAAATTCAATTCGCATTCTCGATTGTTGGTGGAAGCAGATGGGCGCAAAGGCAGTCATTTCGATCCTTgttgcattcgtgattactCACCACATGCGGGGCGAAAACAAAGAGAACCCAGGAACcagcactcgtgactcacgaatGCGTTGTTACATTTTAGGGTTAAGTTAGTAACTAGCAAACACAGAATACAGTTATGGAGTCACTACCAATAATATTATCAATAATATTCAAAGACAATCGAATCCCCGCATCAAATCTTACTAACTTAGGGTCGGTTAGTGACTTACGTGGTAGCTTTCTCTGTCGCTGTTTGTCACGCTGCAGACAGTCACAGACAAGTGCGCCGTGGTCGGAGTTGGATTTGCGATCTATCAATATCAAGTTCAAGTTCAAGCTCCAAGCCAAAGACAAGCAACCCTAACTGACCCATCTATCGGGGCTGAAAAAGTGTGCTTCCGCAGTTGCAATTCACTCTTCAccagcattcgtgattcacgattcgtgagaCGGTACAGTACATCTGTCAGAGCTAGGCATGAGTTCGTATCTAGTAGATTGTATTACCAGCACACTACGCTCGACCAACCAATCACAAACGCTTCAGCATTTGCGGTCGATCCCACGCCGCAACTCCTCCTCGCGATACTCAAACATGACCTGAACACCGACGAACAATGTAGCGCATGCGCCCAGCATGAATCTTACGCCTTGCGTACTcccaagcagctgctcgaccatGTATCGCATGCCATCTGTGCCAATAGCAAATCCAACCAAGTTGCCTGTCATCATCATGAGCACATTGCCCACTCCACCCACTGCAGCCAGGTGTCGGAACCACCATCGATCGCCGTACTCGCTGTACGAGCATACTTTGCGAGCCACAACCTCTGGTACAATGAAAAACGTGATCAACCAGCCCCACGCCAGTAGCTTTAGACTGAGGTCGTGCCACAGCGCTACAAAGGTGAAGacaagcagcgtcgaggccATCTGATTGCGACTCCCTCCCAGTGGCACGTAGATGTACCGCACGATCCACAGATTGTACGACCGATGCCACGATCGCCAAAATCCGAGCGTCGAGTAGTTGTTGGCCATGCATCGTACCATGTTTTCCGGCGCCTCGACGCCGTCCGCCATAGCCCAGAGTCGGAAGAACCGCCAGGGAATCAAAAGCTTGAGCCAGACAATGATCAGGTTCCAGAAACCGATCATGGAAAGTTCCAGGGGCGTAGCTCCGACCCAAGCTTTCGAGTCTTTGATCGCATTCACGTAGATAAAGTGCAGGATGAGCtccatcgtcatcagcgACACGACGAATCGGATCGCGTACCGCACCACGGTACCCGTCTCGATGCGACAcggtcgaccaagctggcTAGCAAAGTCGTTGAACGTCATGATAGGTCCGGCAATGAACAACGGCGGGTACAAGGCATAAAGCAGATACTTGCCCACACTGTACTCTTCCAAATGCTGCGTCAACCTCGTACGCTCCCGATACGTCGCCTCCCTCTCCTCTCGCACCACCTCGCTCATTCCTCTGCCAGCTTGTCCGCCCGCATCCGCTTCGCGCTTCGCCCAGTGGTAGTCCATGGCAAACGATACCAGCCTAAGCATGGTAATGTTGAAGTTGATCTGCCACCGAGGCAGGAGCCCTTTGAACACCTCCAGCACGCTGAGCGCAGGTGAGATGCGGCTATACTCGAAGCCATCGTTCCAGTGCACCGCGAACAGTGCACCAATGTTGAAAGCAAAAGCTACAGCTGGTGCAACTCTGGCTCCACCCAGAGCTTTGGTCAAGCCGTAATTGATCGCGAGAATCAATAGTAGCTTGAGAGAGTTGAAGCCGTGCAGTGCAAAGAGAAAGATGGCCGTGAAGACGGTGAGGAATGCGATTCGGTTGGGTTTGGCCGCTACTGCTGGGCTATGGCTATTGCTATTGCTATTGCTATTGCTATTGCTATTGCTATTGCTATTGCTATTGCTGTTGCCGATGCGGGTATATTGTGCATTTCCGGACGAAGGCAGCAATGTAAAAAGCTTGGAGAGCAGCAGATAGACGCCCATGATGCCGATCAATGCTGGCACGTAATCTCGGAAAGAACGATACTGAAAGTCGCTGTCATCACGCAGTCTGCCAGCGATCCAGCCTGGCTTGAGATGGCCAGAGTACGAGTAGAAGTTCGGATTGGAAGGCCGACTGAGACTGACAGG of Mycosarcoma maydis chromosome 7, whole genome shotgun sequence contains these proteins:
- a CDS encoding putative O-acyltransferase; this encodes MTARHQNGSNTYPPVASSESRHPTSSPVPSHPTVRKLLGSRGIASLTIDTGSLSAQAANKSATATAVSSNMSTRASGHVKRGRWHTLEFKFYYLVFAVAVPVMVYVPVSLSRPSNPNFYSYSGHLKPGWIAGRLRDDSDFQYRSFRDYVPALIGIMGVYLLLSKLFTLLPSSGNAQYTRIGNSNSNSNSNSNSNSNSNSNSHSPAVAAKPNRIAFLTVFTAIFLFALHGFNSLKLLLILAINYGLTKALGGARVAPAVAFAFNIGALFAVHWNDGFEYSRISPALSVLEVFKGLLPRWQINFNITMLRLVSFAMDYHWAKREADAGGQAGRGMSEVVREEREATYRERTRLTQHLEEYSVGKYLLYALYPPLFIAGPIMTFNDFASQLGRPCRIETGTVVRYAIRFVVSLMTMELILHFIYVNAIKDSKAWVGATPLELSMIGFWNLIIVWLKLLIPWRFFRLWAMADGVEAPENMVRCMANNYSTLGFWRSWHRSYNLWIVRYIYVPLGGSRNQMASTLLVFTFVALWHDLSLKLLAWGWLITFFIVPEVVARKVCSYSEYGDRWWFRHLAAVGGVGNVLMMMTGNLVGFAIGTDGMRYMVEQLLGSTQGVRFMLGACATLFVGVQVMFEYREEELRRGIDRKC